One window of the Chitinophaga niabensis genome contains the following:
- a CDS encoding DNA methyltransferase, translating to MELNKIYNMDCMEGMAQFPDKFFDLAIVDPPYGINVNGMQLGSAPNRSKIDGSGPSLGTAARLKKERYHGRGKLKDRAFNRLNMDWDVPPSVEYFEELFRISKNQIIWGGNYFVLPPTRCIVCWDKVQPWDNFSQWEMAWTSFDRPAAMFRYSNTGGGNHEKKIHPTQKPIELYRWLLTKYAQPGMKILDTHGGSCSSVIACEDLGFEYAAFELDPEYYEAAIKRAEQFKSKLKLF from the coding sequence CAGTTTCCTGATAAGTTTTTTGACTTGGCTATTGTAGATCCACCTTATGGGATCAATGTAAATGGAATGCAGTTAGGTTCCGCCCCAAACCGATCTAAGATTGATGGTAGTGGACCAAGTTTAGGAACTGCAGCTAGATTGAAGAAAGAAAGGTACCACGGTAGGGGGAAACTAAAAGACCGCGCTTTTAACAGGCTTAATATGGATTGGGATGTTCCTCCATCTGTAGAATACTTTGAAGAGCTATTTCGCATATCTAAAAATCAGATTATATGGGGAGGAAATTATTTTGTCCTACCCCCTACGCGCTGTATTGTATGTTGGGATAAGGTTCAGCCATGGGATAACTTTTCTCAGTGGGAAATGGCATGGACTTCATTTGATCGGCCTGCGGCAATGTTCAGGTATTCAAATACAGGGGGGGGCAATCATGAAAAGAAGATTCACCCTACACAGAAGCCCATTGAATTATATCGGTGGTTACTTACCAAGTATGCTCAGCCTGGGATGAAAATTCTCGACACCCACGGAGGAAGCTGCAGTTCAGTAATAGCCTGTGAGGATCTGGGGTTTGAATACGCGGCGTTTGAGCTGGATCCTGAATACTATGAAGCGGCTATCAAACGAGCAGAGCAATTTAAATCTAAACTTAAGCTTTTTTAA